From the genome of Phocoena phocoena chromosome 18, mPhoPho1.1, whole genome shotgun sequence, one region includes:
- the STOML3 gene encoding stomatin-like protein 3, with protein MVITFPISIWMCLKIIKEYERAVVFRLGRIQADKAKGPGLILVLPCIDVFVKVDLRTVTCNTAPQEILTRDSVTTQVDGVVYYRIYSAVSAVANVNDVQQATFLLAQTTLRNVLGTQTLSQILAGREEMAHSVQTLLDDATKLRGIQVAQVEIKDVRIPGQLQTSMVAEAEATREARARVLVAEGEMNASKALKSASMVLAESPIALQLRYLQTLTTVATEKNSTIVSSAHECTRGHWWHQLQ; from the exons ATGGTCATTACCTTCCCTATCTCCATATGGATGTGCTTGAAG ATTATTAAGGAGTACGAACGCGCCGTTGTATTCCGACTGGGACGCATCCAAGCTGACAAAGCCAAAGGGCC GGGTTTGATCCTGGTCCTGCCTTGCATAGACGTGTTTGTCAAAGTTGATCTCCGGACCGTTACGTGCAACACCGCTCCACAGGAG ATCCTCACCAGAGACTCTGTGACCACTCAGGTGGACGGAGTGGTCTATTACAGAATCTATAGTGCCGTCTCGGCAGTGGCTAATGTCAACGATGTCCAGCAAGCCACATTTCTGCTGGCTCAGACCACTCTGAGAAATGTCTTAGGGACACAGACCTTGTCCCAAATCTTAGCTGGCCGAGAAGAGATGGCCCATAGCGTCCAG ACTTTACTTGATGATGCCACCAAGCTGCGGGGGATCCAGGTGGCCCAAGTGGAAATCAAAGACGTCCGGATTCCCGGGCAGTTGCAGACGTCCATGGTTGCTGAGGCCGAGGCCACCCGGGAGGCCAGGGCCAGG GTCCTTGtagcagagggagaaatgaaTGCTTCTAAAGCCCTGAAGTCAGCCTCCATGGTGCTGGCTGAGTCCCCCATCGCCCTCCAGCTGCGTTACCTGCAGACCTTAACCACTGTCGCCACAGAGAAGAATTCCACCATTGTTTCCTCTGCCCATGAATGTACTAGAGGGCATTGGTGGCATCAGCTACAATGA